A window from Primulina eburnea isolate SZY01 chromosome 2, ASM2296580v1, whole genome shotgun sequence encodes these proteins:
- the LOC140822953 gene encoding uncharacterized protein isoform X2, with amino-acid sequence MNNLFDLVEYDSNRRVKLVVLQLRDNAERWWEATARALRDAGTVITWDVFSTQFRQEYSPPSYYAAKSSAFHKLVQGNLPVSEYARKLSSLLIYVPHIAGNDGAKMEKFLEGLGSHLYSLVLASNPVSYADAVNKAIRLEAGFQRDNQQQTLQIPSGGMQLPMGTSSYVSQQPFQQQQFFQHQKPQRFKPRGKNFKKKGQSSSSSSSGSKSVSGTPFSGNQYSVVYCERCGGRHHTSQCGGVRGTCHNCGQKGHFARSCPNRTQGQMRPQQFPQNRGDFSGGSSQRPFTPVQSFQQSNYPQVRGNAPQSFPGPQQARVYALTEDQAREAPGGVIAGFDNQEAPRSS; translated from the exons ATGAATAATTTGTTTGATTTGGTGGAATATGATTCTAACCGAAGAGTAAAATTAGTAGTTCTTCAGCTGAGGGACAATGCTGAACGTTGGTGGGAGGCTACTGCCAGGGCTTTGCGTGATGCTGGCACagttattacttgggatgtttTCAGTACTCAGTTCAGACAAGAGTATTCTCCACCTTCTTATTATGCTGCCAAATCATCTGCATTTCATAAATTGGTTCAGGGTAATTTACCAGTTTCGGAATATGCTCGAAAATTATCATCTTTATTGATTTACGTGCCGCATATCGCTGGTAATGATGGGGCAAAAATGGAGAAATTTCTGGAAGGATTGGGTTCTCATTTATATTCCTTGGTTCTGGCTAGTAATCCTGTTAGCTATGCCGATGCAGTCAACAAGGCAATAAGATTAGAAGCAGGATTTCAAAGAGATAATCAGCAGCAGACTTTACAGATACCCAGTGGAGGTATGCAATTACCAATGGGTACATCATCTTATGTATCTCAGCAGCCTTTCCAGCAGCAGCAGTTCTTCCAACACCAAAAACCTCAAAGGTTTAAGCCCAGAGGAAAGAACTTCAAGAAGAAAGGTCAGTCGAGTTCATCTAGCTCAAGTGGATCTAAAAGTGTATCGGGGACGCCTTTTTCAGGGAATCAGTATTCAGTGGTGTATTGTGAGCGTTGTGGAGGTAGACATCATACATCTCAGTGTGGTGGTGTACGTGGGACATGTCATAATTGCGGTCAgaaaggacactttgctagatcTTGTCCAAACCGTACTCAAGGGCAGATGAGACCACAACAGTTTCCTCAGAACAGAGGTGATTTTTCGGGTGGTTCGTCTCAGAGACCCTTTACTCCTGTGCAGTCTTTTCAGCAGTCCAATTATCCACAAGTTCGGGGTAATGCACCTCAATCATTTCCAGGTCCACAACAGGCTAGAGTGTATGCTTTGACAGAGGATCAAGCCAGAGAGGCTCCAGGTGGTGTAATCGCAG GTTTTGATAACCAGGAAGCGCCGAGGTCTTCGTAA
- the LOC140822953 gene encoding uncharacterized protein isoform X1 → MNNLFDLVEYDSNRRVKLVVLQLRDNAERWWEATARALRDAGTVITWDVFSTQFRQEYSPPSYYAAKSSAFHKLVQGNLPVSEYARKLSSLLIYVPHIAGNDGAKMEKFLEGLGSHLYSLVLASNPVSYADAVNKAIRLEAGFQRDNQQQTLQIPSGGMQLPMGTSSYVSQQPFQQQQFFQHQKPQRFKPRGKNFKKKGQSSSSSSSGSKSVSGTPFSGNQYSVVYCERCGGRHHTSQCGGVRGTCHNCGQKGHFARSCPNRTQGQMRPQQFPQNRGDFSGGSSQRPFTPVQSFQQSNYPQVRGNAPQSFPGPQQARVYALTEDQAREAPGGVIAGHAGGSSSAAQDEAPRGARAL, encoded by the exons ATGAATAATTTGTTTGATTTGGTGGAATATGATTCTAACCGAAGAGTAAAATTAGTAGTTCTTCAGCTGAGGGACAATGCTGAACGTTGGTGGGAGGCTACTGCCAGGGCTTTGCGTGATGCTGGCACagttattacttgggatgtttTCAGTACTCAGTTCAGACAAGAGTATTCTCCACCTTCTTATTATGCTGCCAAATCATCTGCATTTCATAAATTGGTTCAGGGTAATTTACCAGTTTCGGAATATGCTCGAAAATTATCATCTTTATTGATTTACGTGCCGCATATCGCTGGTAATGATGGGGCAAAAATGGAGAAATTTCTGGAAGGATTGGGTTCTCATTTATATTCCTTGGTTCTGGCTAGTAATCCTGTTAGCTATGCCGATGCAGTCAACAAGGCAATAAGATTAGAAGCAGGATTTCAAAGAGATAATCAGCAGCAGACTTTACAGATACCCAGTGGAGGTATGCAATTACCAATGGGTACATCATCTTATGTATCTCAGCAGCCTTTCCAGCAGCAGCAGTTCTTCCAACACCAAAAACCTCAAAGGTTTAAGCCCAGAGGAAAGAACTTCAAGAAGAAAGGTCAGTCGAGTTCATCTAGCTCAAGTGGATCTAAAAGTGTATCGGGGACGCCTTTTTCAGGGAATCAGTATTCAGTGGTGTATTGTGAGCGTTGTGGAGGTAGACATCATACATCTCAGTGTGGTGGTGTACGTGGGACATGTCATAATTGCGGTCAgaaaggacactttgctagatcTTGTCCAAACCGTACTCAAGGGCAGATGAGACCACAACAGTTTCCTCAGAACAGAGGTGATTTTTCGGGTGGTTCGTCTCAGAGACCCTTTACTCCTGTGCAGTCTTTTCAGCAGTCCAATTATCCACAAGTTCGGGGTAATGCACCTCAATCATTTCCAGGTCCACAACAGGCTAGAGTGTATGCTTTGACAGAGGATCAAGCCAGAGAGGCTCCAGGTGGTGTAATCGCAG GTCATGCAGGTGGTTCGTCTTCGGCTGCTCAGGATGAAGCACCGAGGGGCGCTAGAGCTCTTTGA